A genomic segment from Vidua macroura isolate BioBank_ID:100142 chromosome Z, ASM2450914v1, whole genome shotgun sequence encodes:
- the MACIR gene encoding macrophage immunometabolism regulator isoform X4 has product MEVDVNGESRTALSTLSVPLAEVSSAARMEAEKPRCSSTPCSPLRRTVAGYQILHMDSNYLVGFTTGEELLKLAHKCIGSEESKGESGPNLGSKHLDSGLSRSSRLYKTRSRYYQPYEIPAVNGRRRRRMPSSGDKYNKALPYEPYKALHGPLPLCLLKGKRAHSKSLDYLNLDKMSIKEPADTEVLQYQLQHLTLRGDHMFARNST; this is encoded by the coding sequence ATGGAAGTTGATGTGAATGGAGAGTCCAGAACTGCCCTCTCCAccctctctgtgcctcttgcaGAGGTGAGTTCTGCAGCCAGGATGGAAGCAGAAAAGCCACGCTGTTCCAGCACCCCCTGCTCACCACTGAGGCGGACAGTTGCAGGATATCAGATCCTTCACATGGATTCTAACTACCTGGTTGGCTTCACAACTGGAGAGGAGCTGCTAAAATTAGCCCATAAGTGTATTGGAAGTGAAGAGAGTAAAGGAGAATCTGGTCCTAACTTGGGCTCCAAACATCTTGATTCAGGACTTTCACGTTCCTCACGTTTGTACAAAACTAGAAGTAGGTACTACCAGCCATATGAGATCCCAGCAGTAaatggaaggaggaggagacgGATGCCCAGCTCAGGGGATAAATACAATAAAGCTTTACCATATGAACCTTACAAGGCACTTCATGGTCCCCTTCCTCTCTGCCTTTTGAAAGGTAAAAGGGCTCATTCAAAATCCCTAGACTACCTCAATTTAGACAAAATGAGCATTAAGGAACCTGCTGACACAGAAGTGCTACAGTACCAGCTCCAACACCTTACTCTTAGAGGGGATCATATGTTTGCAAGGAATAGCACATGA
- the MACIR gene encoding macrophage immunometabolism regulator isoform X1 has product MRALQPALRLLLCALRATRWVTVCSLKHTGSPILRQEINLNMTLLLNLTVTTCTSAQPSEQSCVFKMEVDVNGESRTALSTLSVPLAEVSSAARMEAEKPRCSSTPCSPLRRTVAGYQILHMDSNYLVGFTTGEELLKLAHKCIGSEESKGESGPNLGSKHLDSGLSRSSRLYKTRSRYYQPYEIPAVNGRRRRRMPSSGDKYNKALPYEPYKALHGPLPLCLLKGKRAHSKSLDYLNLDKMSIKEPADTEVLQYQLQHLTLRGDHMFARNST; this is encoded by the exons ATGCGGGCCCTGCAGCCTGCGCTGAGGCTGCTCCTGTGCGCTCTCCGTGCCACCCGATGGGTGACAGT TTGCAGTTTAAAGCACACTGGCAGCCCCATACTCAGACAAGAGATAAACTTGAATATGACCTTACTATTGAATCTGACAGTGACAACGTGCACTAGTGCACAGCCTTCT GAGCAAAGCTGTGTGTTTAAAATGGAAGTTGATGTGAATGGAGAGTCCAGAACTGCCCTCTCCAccctctctgtgcctcttgcaGAGGTGAGTTCTGCAGCCAGGATGGAAGCAGAAAAGCCACGCTGTTCCAGCACCCCCTGCTCACCACTGAGGCGGACAGTTGCAGGATATCAGATCCTTCACATGGATTCTAACTACCTGGTTGGCTTCACAACTGGAGAGGAGCTGCTAAAATTAGCCCATAAGTGTATTGGAAGTGAAGAGAGTAAAGGAGAATCTGGTCCTAACTTGGGCTCCAAACATCTTGATTCAGGACTTTCACGTTCCTCACGTTTGTACAAAACTAGAAGTAGGTACTACCAGCCATATGAGATCCCAGCAGTAaatggaaggaggaggagacgGATGCCCAGCTCAGGGGATAAATACAATAAAGCTTTACCATATGAACCTTACAAGGCACTTCATGGTCCCCTTCCTCTCTGCCTTTTGAAAGGTAAAAGGGCTCATTCAAAATCCCTAGACTACCTCAATTTAGACAAAATGAGCATTAAGGAACCTGCTGACACAGAAGTGCTACAGTACCAGCTCCAACACCTTACTCTTAGAGGGGATCATATGTTTGCAAGGAATAGCACATGA
- the MACIR gene encoding macrophage immunometabolism regulator isoform X3, which yields MGDSEQSCVFKMEVDVNGESRTALSTLSVPLAEVSSAARMEAEKPRCSSTPCSPLRRTVAGYQILHMDSNYLVGFTTGEELLKLAHKCIGSEESKGESGPNLGSKHLDSGLSRSSRLYKTRSRYYQPYEIPAVNGRRRRRMPSSGDKYNKALPYEPYKALHGPLPLCLLKGKRAHSKSLDYLNLDKMSIKEPADTEVLQYQLQHLTLRGDHMFARNST from the exons ATGGGTGACAGT GAGCAAAGCTGTGTGTTTAAAATGGAAGTTGATGTGAATGGAGAGTCCAGAACTGCCCTCTCCAccctctctgtgcctcttgcaGAGGTGAGTTCTGCAGCCAGGATGGAAGCAGAAAAGCCACGCTGTTCCAGCACCCCCTGCTCACCACTGAGGCGGACAGTTGCAGGATATCAGATCCTTCACATGGATTCTAACTACCTGGTTGGCTTCACAACTGGAGAGGAGCTGCTAAAATTAGCCCATAAGTGTATTGGAAGTGAAGAGAGTAAAGGAGAATCTGGTCCTAACTTGGGCTCCAAACATCTTGATTCAGGACTTTCACGTTCCTCACGTTTGTACAAAACTAGAAGTAGGTACTACCAGCCATATGAGATCCCAGCAGTAaatggaaggaggaggagacgGATGCCCAGCTCAGGGGATAAATACAATAAAGCTTTACCATATGAACCTTACAAGGCACTTCATGGTCCCCTTCCTCTCTGCCTTTTGAAAGGTAAAAGGGCTCATTCAAAATCCCTAGACTACCTCAATTTAGACAAAATGAGCATTAAGGAACCTGCTGACACAGAAGTGCTACAGTACCAGCTCCAACACCTTACTCTTAGAGGGGATCATATGTTTGCAAGGAATAGCACATGA
- the MACIR gene encoding macrophage immunometabolism regulator isoform X2 encodes MTLLLNLTVTTCTSAQPSEQSCVFKMEVDVNGESRTALSTLSVPLAEVSSAARMEAEKPRCSSTPCSPLRRTVAGYQILHMDSNYLVGFTTGEELLKLAHKCIGSEESKGESGPNLGSKHLDSGLSRSSRLYKTRSRYYQPYEIPAVNGRRRRRMPSSGDKYNKALPYEPYKALHGPLPLCLLKGKRAHSKSLDYLNLDKMSIKEPADTEVLQYQLQHLTLRGDHMFARNST; translated from the exons ATGACCTTACTATTGAATCTGACAGTGACAACGTGCACTAGTGCACAGCCTTCT GAGCAAAGCTGTGTGTTTAAAATGGAAGTTGATGTGAATGGAGAGTCCAGAACTGCCCTCTCCAccctctctgtgcctcttgcaGAGGTGAGTTCTGCAGCCAGGATGGAAGCAGAAAAGCCACGCTGTTCCAGCACCCCCTGCTCACCACTGAGGCGGACAGTTGCAGGATATCAGATCCTTCACATGGATTCTAACTACCTGGTTGGCTTCACAACTGGAGAGGAGCTGCTAAAATTAGCCCATAAGTGTATTGGAAGTGAAGAGAGTAAAGGAGAATCTGGTCCTAACTTGGGCTCCAAACATCTTGATTCAGGACTTTCACGTTCCTCACGTTTGTACAAAACTAGAAGTAGGTACTACCAGCCATATGAGATCCCAGCAGTAaatggaaggaggaggagacgGATGCCCAGCTCAGGGGATAAATACAATAAAGCTTTACCATATGAACCTTACAAGGCACTTCATGGTCCCCTTCCTCTCTGCCTTTTGAAAGGTAAAAGGGCTCATTCAAAATCCCTAGACTACCTCAATTTAGACAAAATGAGCATTAAGGAACCTGCTGACACAGAAGTGCTACAGTACCAGCTCCAACACCTTACTCTTAGAGGGGATCATATGTTTGCAAGGAATAGCACATGA